Proteins encoded together in one Lathyrus oleraceus cultivar Zhongwan6 chromosome 5, CAAS_Psat_ZW6_1.0, whole genome shotgun sequence window:
- the LOC127086305 gene encoding probable protein phosphatase 2C 39, producing the protein MAARDILHKMKEKVGFGLSDPDSGKGKSKMSKHITHGFHLVKGKSYHEMEDYLVARFKQIDSHELGLFAIFDGHAGHNVPNYLQSHLFDNILKEPDFWREPEDAVKRAYSITDSSILEKSGELGRGGSTAVTAILINGQKLIVANIGDSRAVLSTKGVAKQLSVDHEPTTEHEDIKNRGGFVSRFPGDVPRVDGRLAVSRAFGDKSLKKHLSSEPYVTVEKINDDAEFIILASDGLWKVMSNQEAVNCIKDIKDARSSAKRLTEEAVNRKSNDDISCIVVKLQ; encoded by the exons ATGGCTGCCAGAGATATCCTTCATAAGATGaag GAAAAAGTTGGGTTTGGTTTATCAGACCCTGATTCAGGGAAAGGAAAGAGCAAGATGTCGAAACACATAACTCACGGCTTTCACTTGGTAAAGGGAAAATCATATCATGAAATGGAGGATTATCTTGTGGCTAGATTTAAGCAAATTGATAGCCATGAATTAGGCTTATTTGCAATATTTGATGGTCATGCTGGTCACAATGTACCTAACTACTTGCAGTCTCATTTGTTTGATAATATCTTAAAAGAG CCTGACTTCTGGAGAGAACCTGAAGATGCTGTCAAGAGAGCGTATAGTATAACCGATTCTAGTATTTTAGAGAAGTCAGGTGAATTGGGTAGAGGGGGTTCAACCGCGGTTACTGCAATATTGATTAACGGCCAGAAGTTAATAGTTGCCAATATCGGAGACTCTCGGGCTGTCTTATCAACGAAAGGCGTGGCCAAACAACTCTCGGTCGATCATGAACCAACCACAGAGCACGAGGATATCAAAAATAGAGGTGGTTTTGTTTCAAGATTTCCAG GCGATGTTCCGCGAGTTGATGGACGGTTGGCAGTGTCTAGGGCATTTGGTGACAAAAGCTTGAAGAAACATTTGAGTTCAGAGCCATACGTGACAGTGGAGAAGATAAATGATGATGCAGAGTTTATCATATTAGCCAGTGATGGATTATGGAAG GTAATGTCGAATCAAGAAGCGGTTAATTGTATCAAAGATATAAAGGATGCTCGATCTTCAGCAAAGCGCCTCACTGAAGAAGCGGTTAACAGGAAAAGCAACGACGATATCTCGTGCATTGTTGTGAAACTTCAGTGA